A stretch of the Haloplanus aerogenes genome encodes the following:
- the thiD gene encoding bifunctional hydroxymethylpyrimidine kinase/phosphomethylpyrimidine kinase has protein sequence MTRRRAPVSPPVALTIAGSDSGGGAGIQADLKTMEAHGVFGTSVVTAVTAQNTLGVEGSYALPIEEIDAQYSAVQTDFDLGAVKTGMLATAPVIDLVADRLTDAGAPVVVDPVMVAASGDRLLDPDAEAAYEDLIAEATLVTPNVDEATVLTGIEPTDRDTAREAGEALVGMGADAALVKGGHVGRDGNTVTDTLVVDEEDGLATRTFEHPRIDTDATHGSGCTLSSAIAAHLAHGETLPFAVEAGTAFMERAVRYSLDVGNGPGAVHHLAALREAADRHRTMTDVAEVVEAFVDRDVSRLVPEVGMNVVGATAYAERVGETAAVEGRITRTLSGVSPNRGVRLGASSHVARFLLAAREFDPDLRFAVNCRFDDETAAATAELDGPTTEYDRDAEPDDASGTMGWGARQAFGAVDADDPTPVAVLDRGAVGKEAIIKVVAETPEELGERVFALLDAVE, from the coding sequence GTGACCCGCCGTCGCGCACCCGTCTCGCCGCCGGTCGCACTCACGATCGCCGGCAGCGACTCGGGCGGCGGTGCGGGCATCCAGGCTGACCTGAAGACCATGGAGGCCCACGGCGTCTTCGGCACGTCGGTCGTCACCGCCGTCACCGCACAGAACACGCTCGGCGTCGAGGGGTCGTACGCCCTGCCAATCGAGGAGATCGACGCGCAGTACAGCGCCGTGCAGACCGACTTCGACCTCGGCGCGGTGAAGACGGGGATGCTCGCAACCGCACCGGTGATCGATCTGGTCGCCGACCGCCTCACGGACGCCGGGGCGCCGGTCGTCGTCGACCCCGTGATGGTCGCGGCGAGCGGTGACCGTCTCCTCGATCCGGACGCCGAGGCCGCGTACGAGGACCTGATCGCGGAAGCGACGCTCGTCACGCCGAACGTCGACGAGGCGACGGTGCTGACGGGTATCGAACCGACCGACCGCGACACCGCCCGCGAGGCCGGCGAGGCGCTGGTCGGGATGGGCGCCGACGCCGCTCTCGTCAAGGGCGGGCACGTGGGGCGAGACGGCAACACGGTGACCGATACGCTGGTCGTTGACGAGGAGGACGGCCTGGCGACCCGTACGTTCGAACACCCCCGGATCGACACGGACGCCACCCACGGCTCGGGGTGTACGCTGTCGAGCGCCATCGCCGCCCATCTCGCTCACGGAGAGACGCTCCCCTTCGCCGTCGAAGCCGGGACGGCGTTCATGGAGCGAGCGGTCCGCTACAGCCTCGACGTGGGCAACGGACCGGGTGCGGTCCACCACCTCGCGGCGCTTCGCGAGGCCGCCGACCGCCACCGGACGATGACCGACGTGGCCGAGGTGGTCGAGGCGTTCGTCGACCGCGACGTGTCCCGCCTCGTCCCCGAGGTGGGGATGAACGTCGTCGGCGCGACGGCGTACGCGGAGCGGGTCGGGGAGACCGCCGCCGTCGAGGGGCGGATCACGCGCACGCTCTCGGGCGTCTCGCCCAACCGCGGGGTTCGACTCGGCGCCTCCTCGCACGTCGCGCGCTTCCTCCTCGCCGCCCGGGAGTTCGACCCCGACCTCCGCTTCGCCGTCAACTGCCGGTTCGACGACGAGACGGCGGCGGCGACGGCCGAACTCGACGGCCCCACTACGGAGTACGACCGCGACGCCGAACCCGACGACGCGAGCGGGACGATGGGCTGGGGCGCCCGGCAGGCGTTCGGCGCCGTCGACGCCGACGACCCGACGCCAGTCGCCGTCCTCGACCGCGGCGCCGTGGGCAAGGAGGCGATCATCAAGGTGGTCGCCGAGACGCCAGAGGAGTTGGGCGAGCGGGTGTTCGCGCTGCTGGATGCGGTCGAGTAG
- the mutS gene encoding DNA mismatch repair protein MutS has product MTADGIVGEFLALKSETDADLLAMQCGDFYEFFAEDAEFVGDELDLKVSEKSSHGSTYPMAGVPVDDLTPYLKALVERGYRVAVADQYETEDGHAREITRVVTPGTLLETTDPAAQFLASIVVVDGRYGLALADVTTGEFLVTTTDAAADVLAELHRFDPVEVLPGPTVDATGDLLTRVRDRTDASITDYDEAAFAPGRAERTLREQFGDTALESVGLDDRAGVAAAGAALAYVKETGVGVLDAMTRLQAYDPGDHLDLDATTQRNLELTETMHGDREGSLLGTVDHTVTSAGRRRLREWLTRPRRDRTVIDRRLDSVDALASAALARDRVREVLDDAYDLERLAARASSGSADATDLLSVRDTLAVLPALADAVADSRLADSPLSDIVDRPDRETAAALLAELDSALSEDPPKTVTEGGLFRRGYDADLDDLLDRYEDAREWLDGLAEREKARTGITHLQVDRNKTDGYYIQVGKSETDDVPEEYREIKTLKNSRRYTTDELEEREREILRLEEARGDLEYDLFRDLRDRVAAHAECLQAVGRTLATVDALASLATHAASHDWCRPEVVDPGPLVVEAGRHPVVETTTDFVPNDVDLRDDRGFLLVTGPNMSGKSTYMRQAALIVLLAQAGSFVPARAATVGVVDGIYTRVGALDELAGGRSTFMVEMQELSNILHSATEESLVVLDEVGRGTATYDGISIAWATTEYIHNEIGCKCLFATHYHELTALADHLPRVANVHVAVAGDDGGDEDITFLRTIEEGPTDRSYGVHVADLAGVPKPVVDRSRDVLDRLREERAIEARGAETSDGGENGTTQAVFDLSAGGFREEADEATAESDGGGLDPATEAVLSELEDTSLAETSPVDLMARVREWQERLPEKGEK; this is encoded by the coding sequence ATGACCGCCGACGGAATCGTGGGGGAGTTCCTCGCCCTGAAGTCGGAGACGGACGCCGACCTGCTGGCGATGCAGTGTGGCGACTTCTACGAGTTCTTCGCGGAGGACGCCGAGTTCGTGGGCGACGAACTCGACCTGAAGGTGTCGGAGAAATCCTCGCACGGGTCGACGTACCCGATGGCCGGGGTGCCGGTCGACGACCTGACTCCCTACCTGAAGGCGCTGGTCGAACGCGGCTACCGCGTCGCCGTCGCGGACCAGTACGAGACCGAGGACGGCCACGCCCGCGAGATTACGCGCGTCGTCACGCCCGGCACCCTCCTCGAGACGACGGACCCGGCGGCGCAGTTCCTCGCGAGCATCGTCGTCGTCGACGGCCGCTACGGCCTCGCGCTCGCGGACGTGACGACCGGCGAGTTCCTCGTGACGACGACAGACGCGGCGGCGGACGTACTGGCCGAACTCCACCGCTTCGACCCCGTAGAGGTGTTGCCGGGGCCGACCGTCGACGCGACGGGTGATCTCTTGACCCGCGTCCGCGACCGAACCGACGCCTCGATAACGGACTACGACGAGGCGGCGTTCGCGCCCGGCCGAGCCGAACGCACTCTACGCGAACAGTTCGGCGATACGGCGCTAGAGAGCGTCGGCCTCGACGACCGCGCCGGCGTCGCCGCCGCGGGCGCCGCCCTCGCGTACGTCAAGGAGACGGGCGTCGGCGTCCTCGACGCCATGACGCGCCTGCAGGCGTACGATCCGGGCGACCACCTCGACCTCGACGCCACGACCCAGCGCAACCTCGAACTCACCGAGACGATGCACGGTGACCGCGAGGGGTCGCTGCTCGGGACGGTCGATCACACCGTCACGAGCGCCGGGCGCCGTCGCCTCCGGGAGTGGCTGACCCGCCCGCGACGTGACCGGACGGTCATCGACCGTCGCCTCGACAGCGTCGACGCGCTGGCGTCGGCAGCGCTGGCCCGCGACCGGGTGCGCGAGGTACTGGACGACGCCTACGACCTCGAACGCCTCGCGGCGCGAGCGTCGAGCGGAAGCGCGGACGCGACCGATCTCCTCTCCGTCCGAGACACGCTCGCCGTCCTCCCGGCGCTCGCGGACGCGGTGGCGGATTCCCGGCTCGCGGACTCGCCGCTCTCAGACATCGTCGACCGACCAGACCGCGAGACGGCGGCGGCCCTGCTCGCCGAACTCGATTCGGCGCTATCCGAGGACCCGCCGAAGACGGTGACCGAGGGTGGCCTCTTCCGCCGCGGCTACGACGCCGACCTCGACGACCTGCTCGACCGGTACGAAGACGCCCGCGAGTGGCTCGACGGCCTCGCGGAACGCGAGAAGGCACGGACGGGCATCACCCACCTGCAGGTCGACCGCAACAAGACCGACGGCTACTACATTCAGGTGGGGAAGTCGGAAACCGACGACGTGCCCGAGGAGTACCGCGAGATCAAGACGCTGAAGAACTCGCGGCGGTACACGACCGACGAACTGGAGGAGCGGGAGCGGGAGATTCTCCGGCTAGAGGAGGCCCGCGGCGACCTGGAGTACGACCTCTTTCGCGACCTGCGCGACCGGGTGGCCGCCCACGCCGAGTGCCTGCAGGCGGTGGGACGGACGCTGGCGACGGTCGACGCCCTCGCCTCGCTGGCGACGCACGCGGCGAGTCACGACTGGTGTCGACCCGAAGTGGTCGACCCCGGACCGCTGGTCGTCGAGGCGGGTCGACACCCGGTCGTCGAGACGACGACGGACTTCGTGCCCAACGACGTGGACCTCCGCGACGACCGGGGCTTCCTGCTCGTCACCGGCCCCAACATGAGTGGGAAGTCGACGTACATGCGACAGGCGGCGCTGATCGTTCTGCTGGCGCAGGCGGGGAGTTTCGTCCCCGCGCGTGCCGCGACGGTGGGCGTCGTCGACGGCATCTACACGCGCGTGGGCGCCCTCGACGAACTCGCGGGCGGGCGGTCGACGTTCATGGTCGAGATGCAGGAGTTGAGCAACATCCTCCACTCGGCCACCGAGGAGTCGCTGGTCGTCTTGGACGAGGTGGGTCGCGGGACGGCGACGTACGACGGCATCTCCATCGCGTGGGCGACGACGGAGTACATCCACAACGAAATCGGCTGCAAGTGCCTCTTTGCCACTCACTACCACGAACTGACCGCGCTCGCGGACCACCTGCCGCGCGTGGCGAACGTCCACGTCGCTGTCGCGGGCGACGACGGGGGCGACGAGGATATCACGTTCCTCCGCACCATCGAGGAGGGGCCGACCGATCGGAGTTACGGCGTCCACGTCGCGGATCTGGCGGGCGTCCCGAAACCCGTCGTCGACCGCTCGCGGGACGTACTCGACCGCCTGCGCGAGGAGCGGGCCATCGAGGCACGGGGAGCGGAGACGAGCGACGGGGGCGAGAACGGCACGACACAGGCCGTCTTCGACCTGAGTGCGGGCGGGTTCCGGGAGGAGGCGGACGAGGCGACCGCCGAATCCGACGGCGGCGGCCTCGATCCGGCGACCGAGGCGGTCCTTTCGGAACTGGAGGACACGTCGCTCGCGGAAACGTCGCCGGTCGATCTCATGGCGCGGGTTCGGGAGTGGCAGGAGCGCCTGCCCGAGAAAGGGGAAAAATAG
- a CDS encoding NAD(P)/FAD-dependent oxidoreductase translates to MASVAVVGGGPAGLSAALFTAKNGLDTTVFDTDETWMHKAHLFNYPGIGSIGGSEFVGVARQQVDDFGVDRKQGEEVTGVASDGDGFTITTDDREYEADYVVLATGADRSLATDLGCATDDDGVVEAGVEMETSVDDAYATGAMVRAEEWQAVISAGDGAAAALNILSKEKGEHYHDFDVPADAAETFGAMADDEA, encoded by the coding sequence ATGGCATCAGTAGCTGTAGTCGGCGGCGGTCCCGCCGGACTGAGCGCCGCGCTGTTCACGGCCAAGAACGGTCTCGACACGACGGTGTTCGACACCGACGAGACGTGGATGCACAAGGCGCACTTGTTCAACTACCCCGGTATCGGCTCCATCGGCGGGAGCGAGTTCGTAGGCGTGGCCCGCCAGCAGGTCGACGACTTCGGCGTCGACCGGAAGCAGGGTGAGGAAGTGACGGGCGTCGCCAGCGACGGTGACGGCTTCACCATCACGACCGACGACCGCGAGTACGAGGCGGACTACGTGGTGCTCGCGACGGGTGCGGACCGGAGCCTCGCGACGGATCTCGGCTGTGCGACGGACGACGACGGCGTCGTCGAGGCGGGCGTCGAGATGGAGACGAGCGTCGACGACGCCTACGCCACGGGCGCGATGGTGCGCGCCGAAGAGTGGCAGGCCGTCATCTCGGCCGGCGACGGCGCCGCCGCCGCGCTCAACATCCTGAGCAAGGAGAAAGGCGAACATTACCACGACTTCGACGTGCCGGCGGACGCGGCCGAGACGTTCGGCGCGATGGCCGACGACGAGGCGTAG
- a CDS encoding 4a-hydroxytetrahydrobiopterin dehydratase produces MSALADEPCEACTSDDDPLTAAEYEPYLDGIRADVWEVVDDHHHLEGHYEFDDFRDALEFTYEIGELAEEEWHHPDIALAWGEVDVKMWTHKIDGLHKTDFVMAARMDRIHEDYAPDE; encoded by the coding sequence ATGTCTGCACTCGCCGACGAACCCTGCGAAGCCTGCACCAGCGACGACGACCCGCTCACAGCGGCGGAGTACGAACCGTATCTCGACGGCATCCGCGCGGACGTGTGGGAGGTCGTCGACGACCACCACCACCTCGAAGGCCACTACGAGTTCGACGACTTCCGTGACGCGTTGGAGTTCACCTACGAAATCGGCGAACTCGCGGAGGAGGAGTGGCACCACCCCGACATCGCGCTCGCGTGGGGCGAAGTCGACGTGAAGATGTGGACCCACAAGATCGACGGCCTCCACAAGACGGACTTCGTGATGGCGGCGCGGATGGACCGCATCCACGAAGATTACGCACCGGACGAGTAG
- a CDS encoding FKBP-type peptidyl-prolyl cis-trans isomerase, whose product MAITAGDTVTIEYTGRLDDGSVFDTTKESVAEEAGLLEEQPDREFGPLTVEVGAGNLIEGMEDGLLGLEAGDTETLTIPPEEAYGEAGDGQSREFDREQFEGMVGQEPVEGMEVRTQGGASGSVVDADADTVTVDFTHPLAGETLTFEIEVVDVE is encoded by the coding sequence ATGGCTATCACTGCTGGCGATACGGTCACCATCGAGTACACCGGTCGTCTCGACGACGGCAGCGTCTTCGACACGACGAAAGAATCGGTCGCGGAGGAGGCGGGCCTCCTCGAAGAACAGCCCGACCGCGAGTTCGGTCCCCTCACCGTCGAGGTCGGTGCGGGCAACCTCATCGAGGGGATGGAGGACGGACTCCTTGGTCTCGAAGCGGGCGACACGGAGACGCTCACGATCCCCCCGGAGGAGGCATACGGTGAGGCTGGGGACGGCCAGAGCCGGGAGTTCGACCGCGAGCAGTTCGAGGGCATGGTCGGGCAGGAGCCGGTCGAAGGGATGGAAGTGCGGACGCAGGGCGGCGCGTCGGGGTCCGTCGTCGACGCCGACGCGGACACCGTCACCGTCGACTTCACGCACCCACTGGCGGGCGAGACGCTGACGTTCGAGATCGAAGTGGTCGACGTCGAATAG
- the mutL gene encoding DNA mismatch repair endonuclease MutL: protein MSETPTIHALDDATVRRIAAGEVVERPASVVKELIENSLDADASRVTVVVEGGGTESVRVRDDGVGMTAADLERAVEEHTTSKISSGDDLEAVGTLGFRGEALHTIGAVSRLTIRSRPRSGGRGHELAIEGGDVGEVQPSGCPPGTVVEVEDLFYNTPARKKFLKTETTEFDHVNRVVTQYALANPDVATTLEHDGREVFSTEGNGDLESTILAVYGREVASSMVGVGEGSTIPPEGGEAAGADPDAAPVASVSGLVSHPETTRAGREYLSTFVNGRYVTASVLREAVLDAYGGQLASDRYPFAVLFVEVPPDAVDVNVHPRKMEVRFDEESAVADAVRTAIREALLDEGLVRSSAPRGRSAPAETQITPESPEREIAGGEAVDVDETTTATLDESPTVDTGAEVGMDRADRASGTERDDGAGEATRTTTLDEVTSDSSGAADAPTESSTADTTRPESSGAASDASDAGERNRQRARDDETADAGTTPDTAATDDTGDWHHGGVVGPTDQRTLDGETAAPDRAFDRLPPLHVLGQFDDTYVVAETPDGLVLIDQHAADERINYERLRAEMSGETPTQALAEPVDLELTAREAELFDTYRDALAALGFHADRVDDRTVEVRTVPTVFDSALDPSLLRDALTGFAGGTEGETVDAVADALLADLACYPSITGNTSLTEGSVVDLLDALDDCENPFACPHGRPVVVAFDREEIEDRFERDYPGHGGRRAE, encoded by the coding sequence GTGAGTGAGACGCCGACCATCCACGCGCTAGACGACGCGACGGTGCGCCGTATCGCCGCCGGCGAGGTGGTCGAGCGCCCCGCGAGCGTCGTGAAGGAACTGATCGAGAACAGCCTCGACGCCGACGCCTCGCGGGTGACCGTCGTCGTCGAGGGTGGCGGTACGGAAAGCGTGCGCGTCCGCGACGATGGCGTCGGCATGACCGCCGCCGACCTCGAACGCGCGGTAGAAGAGCACACGACGAGCAAGATCAGTTCGGGCGACGATCTCGAAGCCGTGGGCACCCTCGGCTTCCGGGGCGAGGCGCTCCACACCATCGGCGCGGTGTCGCGGCTGACGATCCGGTCGCGGCCCCGTTCGGGCGGTCGCGGCCACGAACTCGCCATCGAGGGCGGGGACGTGGGCGAGGTGCAACCCTCCGGCTGTCCGCCGGGCACCGTCGTCGAAGTCGAGGATCTGTTCTACAACACGCCGGCGCGGAAGAAGTTCCTCAAGACGGAGACGACGGAGTTCGACCACGTCAACCGCGTGGTGACGCAGTACGCCCTCGCCAACCCGGACGTGGCGACGACGCTGGAACACGACGGGCGCGAAGTCTTCTCGACGGAGGGGAACGGCGACCTCGAATCGACGATTCTCGCCGTCTACGGCCGGGAGGTAGCGTCGTCGATGGTCGGCGTGGGGGAGGGATCGACGATCCCTCCGGAAGGCGGCGAAGCCGCCGGTGCCGATCCGGACGCCGCACCCGTCGCGTCGGTGTCGGGGCTGGTGAGCCACCCGGAGACGACGCGGGCGGGCCGGGAGTACCTCTCGACGTTCGTCAACGGGCGGTACGTGACGGCGAGCGTCCTCCGCGAGGCGGTCCTCGACGCCTACGGCGGCCAACTCGCGTCGGATCGGTACCCCTTCGCCGTCCTGTTCGTCGAGGTGCCGCCGGACGCGGTAGACGTGAACGTGCACCCCCGGAAGATGGAAGTCCGGTTCGACGAGGAGTCGGCAGTGGCCGACGCCGTGCGGACGGCGATCCGGGAGGCGTTGCTGGACGAGGGACTCGTTCGCTCGTCGGCCCCCCGGGGGCGATCCGCGCCCGCGGAGACGCAGATCACGCCCGAGTCGCCGGAGCGGGAGATTGCGGGTGGCGAGGCGGTCGACGTGGACGAAACGACGACGGCCACGCTCGACGAGTCACCGACGGTCGATACGGGGGCCGAAGTCGGGATGGACCGGGCAGACCGAGCGTCCGGGACGGAACGAGATGACGGGGCCGGGGAAGCGACGCGGACGACGACGCTCGACGAGGTGACGAGTGACTCGTCGGGAGCGGCGGACGCGCCGACGGAGTCGTCGACGGCGGACACGACCAGACCCGAGTCGTCGGGTGCGGCGAGTGACGCGTCGGACGCGGGCGAGCGGAATCGCCAGCGCGCACGCGACGACGAGACGGCCGACGCGGGCACGACGCCCGACACCGCGGCGACCGACGACACCGGGGACTGGCACCACGGCGGCGTCGTGGGGCCGACGGACCAGCGAACGCTCGACGGCGAGACGGCGGCGCCGGACCGCGCGTTCGACCGCCTGCCTCCGCTGCACGTACTGGGCCAGTTCGACGACACGTACGTCGTCGCGGAGACGCCGGACGGCCTCGTCCTGATCGATCAGCACGCGGCGGACGAGCGGATCAACTACGAACGGTTGCGCGCGGAGATGAGCGGCGAGACGCCGACGCAGGCGCTGGCGGAGCCGGTCGACCTCGAACTCACCGCGCGCGAGGCGGAACTGTTCGACACCTACCGTGACGCGCTGGCGGCACTGGGCTTTCACGCCGACCGGGTCGACGACCGGACGGTCGAGGTGCGGACGGTGCCGACCGTCTTCGATTCGGCGCTCGATCCGTCGCTCCTTCGCGACGCGCTGACGGGGTTCGCGGGCGGAACGGAGGGCGAGACGGTCGACGCGGTGGCCGACGCCCTGCTCGCGGATTTGGCGTGTTATCCCTCGATCACGGGCAACACGTCGCTGACGGAGGGGTCGGTGGTCGACTTGCTCGACGCGCTCGACGACTGTGAGAACCCCTTCGCCTGCCCGCACGGTCGGCCGGTCGTCGTCGCGTTCGACCGCGAGGAGATCGAGGATCGATTCGAGCGCGACTATCCGGGTCACGGCGGGCGGCGGGCGGAGTAA
- a CDS encoding sugar kinase: MTDLVTVGEATLRFSPPQGERIATAREFAAHVGGPESNVAAAAATLDLDAVWLSKLPDTALGRRIVGDLRRYGVRTGVVWTDDGRTSTAFVERGETAGATTVLDRDDAAMATTAPEDVPMGVVRDAETLFVSGATPAHSETLLETTATLLEVAGEAGTTRAFDTRFEKTGLDAGKALEVYDHLLDDADVLIVDEADAEAVFGLDGDVVPTGHSIRTRYDCETVVVTRENPDHAVVGLEGESIYEVPPFEVETRDPAGAHDAFVGGFLAGRHRDEDMKGALLDGAATEALKRTIIGDAVTGSRQDIATIRDRRE; the protein is encoded by the coding sequence GTGACCGATCTGGTAACGGTCGGCGAAGCCACACTCCGGTTCTCGCCGCCACAGGGCGAACGCATCGCAACCGCCCGGGAGTTCGCGGCCCACGTGGGCGGGCCGGAGAGTAACGTCGCGGCCGCGGCGGCGACGCTGGATCTGGACGCCGTCTGGCTGTCGAAACTCCCCGATACGGCACTGGGGCGGCGGATCGTGGGCGACCTGCGGCGCTACGGCGTCCGCACCGGCGTCGTGTGGACCGACGACGGGCGCACGTCGACGGCGTTCGTCGAACGCGGCGAGACGGCCGGCGCGACGACGGTGCTGGACCGCGACGATGCCGCGATGGCGACGACGGCGCCCGAGGACGTGCCGATGGGCGTGGTCCGCGACGCCGAGACGCTCTTCGTCAGTGGCGCGACGCCCGCACACTCCGAAACGCTGCTGGAGACGACGGCGACGCTGCTGGAGGTGGCTGGCGAGGCGGGGACGACACGCGCGTTCGACACGCGGTTCGAGAAGACGGGACTCGACGCCGGGAAGGCACTGGAAGTGTACGATCACCTCCTCGACGACGCCGACGTGTTGATCGTCGACGAGGCGGACGCGGAGGCGGTGTTCGGCCTCGACGGCGACGTGGTGCCCACGGGCCACAGCATCCGGACGCGCTACGACTGCGAGACGGTGGTCGTCACCCGCGAGAACCCGGATCACGCGGTCGTCGGGCTGGAGGGTGAATCCATCTACGAGGTGCCGCCGTTCGAGGTGGAGACGCGCGACCCTGCCGGTGCCCACGACGCGTTCGTCGGCGGCTTCCTGGCCGGGCGACACCGTGACGAGGACATGAAAGGGGCGTTGCTCGACGGCGCGGCGACGGAGGCGCTCAAACGGACGATTATCGGGGACGCCGTCACCGGCTCGCGGCAGGACATCGCGACCATTCGTGACCGTCGCGAGTGA
- a CDS encoding Rieske (2Fe-2S) protein, with translation MDESVRVTLEDGDESDVVRIRGTADEVTVGDATFRFDIGGPDAEQGEPDGGIVVDGAADADAEVEPEPKADENDRRYVAPADAVPDRGTLRFEATAGRRRVDGILQRLDDEGIVAWENSCPHKPEVQLDRGLGALIDGDQLVCHEHGARFNCDDGYCTRGPCRGRSLSPIDVTVRDGDVFLTDDRFEAGQRLD, from the coding sequence ATGGACGAGTCGGTGCGGGTAACACTCGAGGATGGGGACGAGAGTGACGTGGTCCGCATCCGGGGGACTGCGGACGAAGTGACGGTCGGTGACGCCACGTTTCGGTTCGATATCGGCGGCCCGGACGCCGAACAGGGTGAACCCGACGGCGGGATAGTCGTCGACGGAGCGGCAGACGCGGATGCGGAGGTGGAGCCGGAGCCGAAGGCGGACGAGAACGACAGACGCTACGTCGCGCCCGCCGACGCCGTCCCGGACCGTGGCACGCTTCGCTTCGAGGCGACCGCCGGCCGCCGCCGAGTCGACGGGATCCTCCAGCGACTGGACGACGAGGGCATCGTTGCGTGGGAGAACTCCTGCCCGCACAAGCCCGAGGTCCAGCTCGACCGGGGACTGGGCGCGCTGATCGACGGCGACCAACTCGTCTGTCACGAGCACGGCGCGCGCTTCAACTGCGACGACGGCTACTGCACGCGCGGCCCCTGTCGCGGCCGTTCGCTCTCACCGATCGACGTGACCGTCCGCGACGGCGACGTGTTCCTGACGGACGACCGGTTCGAGGCGGGACAGCGGCTGGACTAA
- a CDS encoding SDR family NAD(P)-dependent oxidoreductase yields MEFSDRTALVTGSSRNIGRAIATELAERGADVGVCAHTDREGCAETAARVEAAGGTAAVALGDLADPDDVEAMVETVRSELGPIDVLVNNATYRPSTPFLDVSQAELDRVLDVNFRGLFLTTQHVLPDMLNAGGGAVVNLIGAMVYLGNFGHVHSYGSKLGIEGMTRQLATEFGPDGVRVNGLSPGLIDVGREATDEWERIEREVVESTPLGRLGRVDEVADACCYLASDRASFVTGQVLHVNGGTYPTPTLVPRA; encoded by the coding sequence ATGGAGTTCTCCGACCGGACGGCGCTGGTGACGGGATCGAGTCGAAACATCGGGCGGGCCATCGCGACGGAACTGGCTGAACGAGGAGCGGACGTGGGTGTCTGTGCCCACACCGACCGCGAGGGGTGTGCGGAGACGGCCGCCCGTGTCGAGGCCGCCGGCGGAACGGCCGCCGTCGCTCTCGGAGACCTAGCCGATCCGGACGACGTCGAGGCGATGGTCGAGACGGTGCGGTCGGAACTCGGCCCGATAGACGTACTGGTGAACAACGCCACCTACCGGCCGAGTACGCCCTTCCTCGACGTGAGTCAGGCCGAACTCGACCGCGTCCTCGACGTTAACTTCCGGGGCCTCTTCCTCACGACCCAGCACGTCCTCCCGGACATGCTGAACGCGGGCGGCGGCGCCGTCGTCAACCTGATCGGGGCGATGGTGTATCTCGGCAACTTTGGGCACGTCCACTCCTACGGCTCGAAACTCGGTATCGAGGGGATGACTCGCCAACTCGCCACGGAGTTCGGCCCGGATGGGGTGCGGGTGAACGGCCTCTCGCCGGGGCTCATCGACGTGGGACGCGAGGCGACCGACGAGTGGGAACGGATCGAGCGCGAGGTGGTCGAATCGACGCCGCTCGGCCGCCTCGGCCGGGTCGACGAGGTGGCCGACGCCTGCTGTTACCTCGCGTCCGACCGCGCGTCGTTCGTCACCGGACAGGTCCTCCACGTCAACGGTGGGACGTATCCGACGCCGACGCTGGTGCCGCGGGCGTAA